One window from the genome of Maridesulfovibrio ferrireducens encodes:
- a CDS encoding TRAP transporter large permease — translation METAIILTFVALAAFLLLSVPIGIAIGMSVIVGVWAGDMLPYEFIIQKMVTSLDVFPLMAVPFFIMAGEIMQKGSMAQRLLTVSKKLVGHMTGGMAHISVLTSMFYGALSGSAPATVAAVGGIMVPSMIKEGYSRSFSTAVNTAAGCLGVMIPPSVPLIIYGTTAGVSVGDLFIAGVVPGVFVGICLMICSYVISKKHGYTGTGDRAGFKEIMIATKEALVALMVPLIVLGGIYGGLTTPTEAGVIAVLYAFVAEGIFLRTLSWRKVAEIFKGTALTTSSIFLVVATATALGQILLFYNVPEMLVEILVGISDNRYVLIPIILVFLLIMGTFMDALANILILTPLLLPVVKVLGMNPIHFGIIMIVCSSMGFLTPPVGVNLFVGCSIGNISIEKLSAAVMPFLFTMVLALLAIVFIPQISLWLPGL, via the coding sequence ATGGAGACTGCAATAATCCTGACTTTCGTGGCCTTGGCTGCGTTTCTACTCCTCAGTGTTCCCATCGGCATAGCTATTGGAATGAGTGTTATAGTAGGTGTATGGGCGGGCGATATGCTGCCTTACGAATTTATTATTCAGAAGATGGTTACATCTCTTGATGTATTCCCCCTCATGGCAGTCCCGTTCTTTATTATGGCCGGGGAGATCATGCAAAAGGGGAGTATGGCGCAACGGTTGCTTACAGTTTCTAAGAAACTCGTAGGGCATATGACCGGCGGCATGGCTCATATTTCTGTGTTGACAAGTATGTTTTACGGAGCATTATCCGGATCTGCTCCTGCAACAGTTGCGGCAGTTGGTGGGATAATGGTCCCTTCAATGATTAAAGAAGGATACAGTAGATCCTTTTCTACAGCCGTAAACACCGCAGCGGGTTGTCTCGGAGTAATGATCCCTCCAAGTGTTCCACTCATTATTTATGGAACTACTGCCGGGGTTTCCGTTGGTGATTTGTTTATTGCCGGAGTTGTTCCGGGGGTTTTCGTGGGCATTTGCTTGATGATCTGTAGTTATGTCATTTCAAAGAAGCACGGCTACACGGGAACTGGCGACCGGGCCGGTTTTAAAGAAATCATGATTGCAACAAAAGAAGCTCTTGTTGCTCTGATGGTTCCTCTTATTGTTCTCGGTGGTATTTACGGTGGATTAACCACCCCCACAGAGGCCGGAGTTATTGCTGTCCTTTATGCTTTCGTTGCTGAAGGCATCTTCCTGAGAACTCTTTCATGGCGTAAAGTTGCTGAAATTTTCAAAGGAACTGCTCTTACTACATCCTCTATCTTTCTTGTTGTCGCGACAGCTACCGCTCTTGGGCAGATTCTGCTTTTCTATAATGTTCCAGAGATGCTGGTAGAAATTCTTGTAGGTATTTCAGATAATAGATATGTATTGATTCCGATCATCCTTGTTTTCCTACTCATTATGGGAACATTTATGGATGCTCTTGCAAATATTCTGATCCTTACACCTCTTCTTTTACCGGTGGTTAAGGTTCTGGGTATGAATCCGATTCATTTCGGTATTATTATGATCGTATGTTCATCCATGGGATTTTTGACTCCCCCTGTAGGTGTAAACCTGTTTGTCGGATGCAGTATCGGTAATATCAGTATTGAAAAGCTCAGTGCGGCAGTTATGCCTTTCCTTTTCACAATGGTTCTGGCACTGCTTGCAATCGTATTCATTCCTCAGATATCCCTGTGGCTTCCCGGACTTTAG
- the murI gene encoding glutamate racemase — protein MNFCSAQKRYGAEVYENLRSVPNRPIIGLFDSGVGGLSVLKELVHQLPQFNYIYLGDTARLPYGNRSPEAIIDFSMQAVRFLISQEAESVVIACNTASSVALHTVKDSFPGISVTGMVVAGARAAVSKSRGGRIAVIGTTCTVTAKAYEKAVAALDATIEVKSTACPFLVLLAEEGWTDDEIAYMSVKRYILPLLGSFGGIMPDSIILGCTHFTQFKKLIQKIVGTQTVLIDPAESLAVELKGVFKTPDPYCPDDKGTISFYATDALSRFARVGGKFLGTDISAESVGRVNLDNQ, from the coding sequence ATGAATTTTTGTTCGGCTCAAAAACGGTACGGAGCTGAAGTTTATGAAAATCTTCGCTCAGTACCGAACAGGCCAATAATAGGTCTGTTTGATTCAGGAGTCGGCGGGTTGTCGGTTCTTAAAGAACTCGTTCATCAACTGCCGCAATTTAATTATATTTATCTAGGTGATACAGCGAGACTTCCATATGGCAACAGAAGCCCTGAAGCTATTATAGATTTTTCAATGCAGGCTGTTCGTTTTTTGATTTCACAAGAGGCTGAATCCGTAGTGATTGCATGCAACACGGCCTCATCTGTAGCTCTTCACACTGTGAAAGATTCTTTTCCCGGAATCTCCGTTACAGGGATGGTTGTTGCGGGTGCCCGGGCGGCGGTTTCCAAATCAAGGGGCGGGCGCATTGCGGTGATCGGGACCACCTGTACTGTTACCGCGAAAGCATATGAGAAAGCTGTTGCTGCTTTAGATGCAACGATAGAAGTTAAATCAACCGCTTGTCCTTTTTTGGTTTTACTTGCAGAGGAAGGATGGACTGATGATGAAATCGCTTATATGTCGGTAAAAAGATATATTTTACCACTGCTTGGAAGCTTTGGCGGTATTATGCCGGATAGTATTATTTTGGGTTGTACTCATTTTACTCAATTTAAAAAGTTGATTCAAAAGATAGTAGGGACGCAGACTGTTCTTATTGATCCAGCAGAAAGTCTTGCTGTTGAGTTGAAAGGGGTGTTTAAGACGCCTGATCCGTATTGTCCTGATGATAAAGGAACCATTTCTTTTTATGCAACGGATGCCCTGAGTCGCTTTGCCCGTGTAGGGGGAAAGTTTCTCGGAACTGATATTTCGGCCGAATCTGTCGGCAGAGTTAATCTCGACAACCAGTGA
- a CDS encoding GntR family transcriptional regulator yields the protein MIGIKKLTYSEQVAEYIKRLILEGELSPGDQVKEVVLSKTLGISRAPIREAMQMLSREGLICFEPQKGKYVAALTAKQIEDSYFTGGVLEAAAVTQAISLYSDEDLSNLKEVVEGMRQIAETGENEKSLAELDNAFHNILFSRINNELLIELCRRSCQGISKFLLYRYWINLFTPQEVYERHNLIFEALESKKSSRLEKAIRKHYVDSGKRMARHGVDRQE from the coding sequence ATGATCGGTATAAAAAAATTGACCTATAGCGAACAGGTGGCTGAGTATATCAAGCGTCTGATTCTTGAAGGTGAACTTTCGCCCGGAGATCAGGTCAAAGAAGTAGTTCTTTCCAAAACTCTGGGCATTAGTCGCGCTCCGATTCGTGAAGCCATGCAAATGCTTTCTCGAGAAGGGCTTATTTGTTTTGAGCCGCAAAAAGGTAAATATGTTGCAGCCCTGACAGCAAAGCAGATAGAAGACAGTTATTTTACCGGTGGCGTTCTTGAAGCTGCCGCAGTCACTCAGGCTATATCTCTGTATTCTGATGAAGACCTAAGTAACCTTAAAGAGGTTGTAGAAGGGATGAGGCAGATTGCAGAGACTGGTGAGAATGAAAAATCTTTAGCTGAACTCGATAACGCTTTTCATAACATTTTATTTTCGCGTATCAATAATGAACTGCTGATCGAGTTATGCAGACGTTCATGTCAGGGAATCTCAAAGTTTCTTTTATATCGTTACTGGATAAATCTGTTTACACCTCAAGAAGTGTATGAGCGGCATAATTTAATATTCGAGGCGCTTGAGTCTAAAAAATCTTCCAGACTTGAGAAAGCAATAAGAAAGCATTATGTTGATTCCGGTAAACGAATGGCTCGGCATGGAGTCGATCGGCAGGAATAA